From Pseudorca crassidens isolate mPseCra1 chromosome 15, mPseCra1.hap1, whole genome shotgun sequence, one genomic window encodes:
- the YTHDF1 gene encoding YTH domain-containing family protein 1 isoform X4, protein MADPYLSSYYPPSIGFPYSLNEAPWSTGGDPPIPYLTTYGQLSNGDQHFVHDAVFGQPGGLGNNIYQHRFNFFPENPAFSAWGASGSQGQQAQSSAYGNSYTYPPSSLGGTIVDGQTGFHSDTLNKAPGMNSLEQGMVGLKIGDVTTSAVKTVGSVVSSVAMTGILSGSGGTNVTMPVSKPTSWAAIASKPAKLQPKMKAKSGPAVGGALPPPPIKHNMDIGTWDNKGPVPKAPAPQPQPAPQAAPQPQPAVQPLPTQPPPPAPPQHPGPQQPPQTRWVAPRNRSTAFGQSGGTSGDSNSPGSAQPSATPSPESHPVLEKLKAAHSYNPKEFDWNLKSGRVFIIKSYSEDDVHRSIKYSLWCSTEHGNRRLDSAFRALGSKGPVYLLFSVNGSGHFCGVAEMKSPVDYGTSAGVWSQDKWKGKFDVKWIFVKDVPNNQLRHIRLENNDNKPVTNSRDTQEVPLEKAKQVLKIIASYKHSTSIFDDFSHYEKRQEEEEVVRKERQNRNKQ, encoded by the coding sequence ATGGCCGACCCCTACCTGTCCAGCTATTACCCACCATCCATCGGATTTCCCTACTCCCTCAATGAAGCGCCGTGGTCTACCGGAGGGGATCCTCCAATCCCATACCTCACCACCTACGGACAGCTCAGTAACGGAGACCAGCATTTTGTGCACGATGCTGTTTTCGGGCAGCCTGGGGGCCTGGGGAACAACATCTATCAGCACAGGTTTAATTTTTTCCCCGAAAACCCCGCCTTCTCGGCCTGGGGGGCGAGTGGGTCTCAGGGGCAGCAGGCTCAGAGTTCAGCTTATGGGAACAGCTACACCTACCCGCCGAGCTCCCTGGGCGGCACGATCGTGGACGGACAGACAGGCTTTCACAGCGACACCCTCAACAAGGCCCCTGGAATGAATAGCCTGGAGCAGGGCATGGTGGGCCTGAAGATCGGGGATGTCACCACCTCTGCAGTCAAGACGGTGGGATCGGTCGTCAGCAGCGTGGCGATGACGGGCATCCTTTCCGGCAGCGGCGGGACGAACGTGACCATGCCGGTGTCGAAGCCGACCTCGTGGGCGGCCATTGCCAGCAAGCCCGCCAAACTGCAGCCGAAGATGAAGGCGAAGAGCGGGCCCGCCGTCGGGGGCGCGCTGCCCCCTCCGCCCATAAAGCATAACATGGACATTGGCACCTGGGACAACAAGGGGCCCGTGCCCAAGGCCCCGGCTCCGCAGCCCCAGCCGGCCCCCCAGGcggccccccagccccagccagccgTGCAGCCCCTTCCCACCCAGCCTCCCCCTCCGGCCCCACCACAGCATCCGGGCCCCCAGCAGCCGCCCCAGACCCGCTGGGTCGCCCCTCGCAACAGAAGCACGGCGTTCGGGCAGAGCGGGGGGACCAGCGGCGACAGTAACTCTCCCGGGAGCGCCCAGCCCAGCGCCACCCCGAGCCCGGAGTCCCACCCCGTcctagaaaaactgaaagccgCCCACAGCTACAACCCCAAGGAGTTTGACTGGAACCTGAAGAGCGGCCGCGTGTTCATCATCAAGAGCTACTCAGAGGATGACGTGCACCGCTCCATCAAGTACTCCCTCTGGTGCAGCACGGAGCACGGCAACCGGCGCCTGGACAGCGCCTTCCGCGCCCTCGGCAGCAAGGGGCCCGTCTACCTGCTCTTCAGCGTCAATGGCAGCGGCCACTTCTGCGGGGTGGCTGAGATGAAGTCACCCGTGGACTACGGCACCAGCGCCGGGGTCTGGTCCCAGGACAAGTGGAAGGGCAAGTTCGACGTGAAGTGGATCTTCGTCAAGGACGTGCCCAACAACCAGCTCCGGCACATCCGGCTGGAGAACAATGACAACAAGCCGGTCACCAACTCCCGTGACACCCAGGAGGTGCCCCTGGAGAAGGCGAAGCAAGTGCTGAAGATCATCGCCTCGTACAAGCACAGCACCTCCATCTTCGACGACTTCTCGCACTACGAGAAgcgccaggaggaggaggaggtggtgcgCAAG
- the YTHDF1 gene encoding YTH domain-containing family protein 1 isoform X2 translates to MSATSVDPQRTKGQDNKVQNGSLHQKDTVHDNDFEPYLSGQSNQSNSYPSMADPYLSSYYPPSIGFPYSLNEAPWSTGGDPPIPYLTTYGQLSNGDQHFVHDAVFGQPGGLGNNIYQHRFNFFPENPAFSAWGASGSQGQQAQSSAYGNSYTYPPSSLGGTIVDGQTGFHSDTLNKAPGMNSLEQGMVGLKIGDVTTSAVKTVGSVVSSVAMTGILSGSGGTNVTMPVSKPTSWAAIASKPAKLQPKMKAKSGPAVGGALPPPPIKHNMDIGTWDNKGPVPKAPAPQPQPAPQAAPQPQPAVQPLPTQPPPPAPPQHPGPQQPPQTRWVAPRNRSTAFGQSGGTSGDSNSPGSAQPSATPSPESHPVLEKLKAAHSYNPKEFDWNLKSGRVFIIKSYSEDDVHRSIKYSLWCSTEHGNRRLDSAFRALGSKGPVYLLFSVNGSGHFCGVAEMKSPVDYGTSAGVWSQDKWKGKFDVKWIFVKDVPNNQLRHIRLENNDNKPVTNSRDTQEVPLEKAKQVLKIIASYKHSTSIFDDFSHYEKRQEEEEVVRKERQNRNKQ, encoded by the exons ATGTCGGCCACCAGCGTGGACCCCCAG AGAACAAAAGGGCAAGATAATAAAG TACAAAATGGTTCTTTGCATCAGAAGGATACAGTTCATGACAATGACTTTGAGCCCTACCTTTCTGGACAGTCAAACCAg AGTAACAGTTACCCCTCCATGGCCGACCCCTACCTGTCCAGCTATTACCCACCATCCATCGGATTTCCCTACTCCCTCAATGAAGCGCCGTGGTCTACCGGAGGGGATCCTCCAATCCCATACCTCACCACCTACGGACAGCTCAGTAACGGAGACCAGCATTTTGTGCACGATGCTGTTTTCGGGCAGCCTGGGGGCCTGGGGAACAACATCTATCAGCACAGGTTTAATTTTTTCCCCGAAAACCCCGCCTTCTCGGCCTGGGGGGCGAGTGGGTCTCAGGGGCAGCAGGCTCAGAGTTCAGCTTATGGGAACAGCTACACCTACCCGCCGAGCTCCCTGGGCGGCACGATCGTGGACGGACAGACAGGCTTTCACAGCGACACCCTCAACAAGGCCCCTGGAATGAATAGCCTGGAGCAGGGCATGGTGGGCCTGAAGATCGGGGATGTCACCACCTCTGCAGTCAAGACGGTGGGATCGGTCGTCAGCAGCGTGGCGATGACGGGCATCCTTTCCGGCAGCGGCGGGACGAACGTGACCATGCCGGTGTCGAAGCCGACCTCGTGGGCGGCCATTGCCAGCAAGCCCGCCAAACTGCAGCCGAAGATGAAGGCGAAGAGCGGGCCCGCCGTCGGGGGCGCGCTGCCCCCTCCGCCCATAAAGCATAACATGGACATTGGCACCTGGGACAACAAGGGGCCCGTGCCCAAGGCCCCGGCTCCGCAGCCCCAGCCGGCCCCCCAGGcggccccccagccccagccagccgTGCAGCCCCTTCCCACCCAGCCTCCCCCTCCGGCCCCACCACAGCATCCGGGCCCCCAGCAGCCGCCCCAGACCCGCTGGGTCGCCCCTCGCAACAGAAGCACGGCGTTCGGGCAGAGCGGGGGGACCAGCGGCGACAGTAACTCTCCCGGGAGCGCCCAGCCCAGCGCCACCCCGAGCCCGGAGTCCCACCCCGTcctagaaaaactgaaagccgCCCACAGCTACAACCCCAAGGAGTTTGACTGGAACCTGAAGAGCGGCCGCGTGTTCATCATCAAGAGCTACTCAGAGGATGACGTGCACCGCTCCATCAAGTACTCCCTCTGGTGCAGCACGGAGCACGGCAACCGGCGCCTGGACAGCGCCTTCCGCGCCCTCGGCAGCAAGGGGCCCGTCTACCTGCTCTTCAGCGTCAATGGCAGCGGCCACTTCTGCGGGGTGGCTGAGATGAAGTCACCCGTGGACTACGGCACCAGCGCCGGGGTCTGGTCCCAGGACAAGTGGAAGGGCAAGTTCGACGTGAAGTGGATCTTCGTCAAGGACGTGCCCAACAACCAGCTCCGGCACATCCGGCTGGAGAACAATGACAACAAGCCGGTCACCAACTCCCGTGACACCCAGGAGGTGCCCCTGGAGAAGGCGAAGCAAGTGCTGAAGATCATCGCCTCGTACAAGCACAGCACCTCCATCTTCGACGACTTCTCGCACTACGAGAAgcgccaggaggaggaggaggtggtgcgCAAG
- the YTHDF1 gene encoding YTH domain-containing family protein 1 isoform X3: MRAGKLVFSLEEMVSHAPGRHAGFSSASALSNSYPSMADPYLSSYYPPSIGFPYSLNEAPWSTGGDPPIPYLTTYGQLSNGDQHFVHDAVFGQPGGLGNNIYQHRFNFFPENPAFSAWGASGSQGQQAQSSAYGNSYTYPPSSLGGTIVDGQTGFHSDTLNKAPGMNSLEQGMVGLKIGDVTTSAVKTVGSVVSSVAMTGILSGSGGTNVTMPVSKPTSWAAIASKPAKLQPKMKAKSGPAVGGALPPPPIKHNMDIGTWDNKGPVPKAPAPQPQPAPQAAPQPQPAVQPLPTQPPPPAPPQHPGPQQPPQTRWVAPRNRSTAFGQSGGTSGDSNSPGSAQPSATPSPESHPVLEKLKAAHSYNPKEFDWNLKSGRVFIIKSYSEDDVHRSIKYSLWCSTEHGNRRLDSAFRALGSKGPVYLLFSVNGSGHFCGVAEMKSPVDYGTSAGVWSQDKWKGKFDVKWIFVKDVPNNQLRHIRLENNDNKPVTNSRDTQEVPLEKAKQVLKIIASYKHSTSIFDDFSHYEKRQEEEEVVRKERQNRNKQ; this comes from the exons ATGCGTGCGGGGAAGCTGGTTTTCTCTCTGGAGGAAATGGTGTCCCACGCGCCTGGCAGGCACGCGGGATTCTCGTCGGCCTCAGCACTG AGTAACAGTTACCCCTCCATGGCCGACCCCTACCTGTCCAGCTATTACCCACCATCCATCGGATTTCCCTACTCCCTCAATGAAGCGCCGTGGTCTACCGGAGGGGATCCTCCAATCCCATACCTCACCACCTACGGACAGCTCAGTAACGGAGACCAGCATTTTGTGCACGATGCTGTTTTCGGGCAGCCTGGGGGCCTGGGGAACAACATCTATCAGCACAGGTTTAATTTTTTCCCCGAAAACCCCGCCTTCTCGGCCTGGGGGGCGAGTGGGTCTCAGGGGCAGCAGGCTCAGAGTTCAGCTTATGGGAACAGCTACACCTACCCGCCGAGCTCCCTGGGCGGCACGATCGTGGACGGACAGACAGGCTTTCACAGCGACACCCTCAACAAGGCCCCTGGAATGAATAGCCTGGAGCAGGGCATGGTGGGCCTGAAGATCGGGGATGTCACCACCTCTGCAGTCAAGACGGTGGGATCGGTCGTCAGCAGCGTGGCGATGACGGGCATCCTTTCCGGCAGCGGCGGGACGAACGTGACCATGCCGGTGTCGAAGCCGACCTCGTGGGCGGCCATTGCCAGCAAGCCCGCCAAACTGCAGCCGAAGATGAAGGCGAAGAGCGGGCCCGCCGTCGGGGGCGCGCTGCCCCCTCCGCCCATAAAGCATAACATGGACATTGGCACCTGGGACAACAAGGGGCCCGTGCCCAAGGCCCCGGCTCCGCAGCCCCAGCCGGCCCCCCAGGcggccccccagccccagccagccgTGCAGCCCCTTCCCACCCAGCCTCCCCCTCCGGCCCCACCACAGCATCCGGGCCCCCAGCAGCCGCCCCAGACCCGCTGGGTCGCCCCTCGCAACAGAAGCACGGCGTTCGGGCAGAGCGGGGGGACCAGCGGCGACAGTAACTCTCCCGGGAGCGCCCAGCCCAGCGCCACCCCGAGCCCGGAGTCCCACCCCGTcctagaaaaactgaaagccgCCCACAGCTACAACCCCAAGGAGTTTGACTGGAACCTGAAGAGCGGCCGCGTGTTCATCATCAAGAGCTACTCAGAGGATGACGTGCACCGCTCCATCAAGTACTCCCTCTGGTGCAGCACGGAGCACGGCAACCGGCGCCTGGACAGCGCCTTCCGCGCCCTCGGCAGCAAGGGGCCCGTCTACCTGCTCTTCAGCGTCAATGGCAGCGGCCACTTCTGCGGGGTGGCTGAGATGAAGTCACCCGTGGACTACGGCACCAGCGCCGGGGTCTGGTCCCAGGACAAGTGGAAGGGCAAGTTCGACGTGAAGTGGATCTTCGTCAAGGACGTGCCCAACAACCAGCTCCGGCACATCCGGCTGGAGAACAATGACAACAAGCCGGTCACCAACTCCCGTGACACCCAGGAGGTGCCCCTGGAGAAGGCGAAGCAAGTGCTGAAGATCATCGCCTCGTACAAGCACAGCACCTCCATCTTCGACGACTTCTCGCACTACGAGAAgcgccaggaggaggaggaggtggtgcgCAAG
- the YTHDF1 gene encoding YTH domain-containing family protein 1 isoform X1 has product MSATSVDPQQRTKGQDNKVQNGSLHQKDTVHDNDFEPYLSGQSNQSNSYPSMADPYLSSYYPPSIGFPYSLNEAPWSTGGDPPIPYLTTYGQLSNGDQHFVHDAVFGQPGGLGNNIYQHRFNFFPENPAFSAWGASGSQGQQAQSSAYGNSYTYPPSSLGGTIVDGQTGFHSDTLNKAPGMNSLEQGMVGLKIGDVTTSAVKTVGSVVSSVAMTGILSGSGGTNVTMPVSKPTSWAAIASKPAKLQPKMKAKSGPAVGGALPPPPIKHNMDIGTWDNKGPVPKAPAPQPQPAPQAAPQPQPAVQPLPTQPPPPAPPQHPGPQQPPQTRWVAPRNRSTAFGQSGGTSGDSNSPGSAQPSATPSPESHPVLEKLKAAHSYNPKEFDWNLKSGRVFIIKSYSEDDVHRSIKYSLWCSTEHGNRRLDSAFRALGSKGPVYLLFSVNGSGHFCGVAEMKSPVDYGTSAGVWSQDKWKGKFDVKWIFVKDVPNNQLRHIRLENNDNKPVTNSRDTQEVPLEKAKQVLKIIASYKHSTSIFDDFSHYEKRQEEEEVVRKERQNRNKQ; this is encoded by the exons ATGTCGGCCACCAGCGTGGACCCCCAG CAGAGAACAAAAGGGCAAGATAATAAAG TACAAAATGGTTCTTTGCATCAGAAGGATACAGTTCATGACAATGACTTTGAGCCCTACCTTTCTGGACAGTCAAACCAg AGTAACAGTTACCCCTCCATGGCCGACCCCTACCTGTCCAGCTATTACCCACCATCCATCGGATTTCCCTACTCCCTCAATGAAGCGCCGTGGTCTACCGGAGGGGATCCTCCAATCCCATACCTCACCACCTACGGACAGCTCAGTAACGGAGACCAGCATTTTGTGCACGATGCTGTTTTCGGGCAGCCTGGGGGCCTGGGGAACAACATCTATCAGCACAGGTTTAATTTTTTCCCCGAAAACCCCGCCTTCTCGGCCTGGGGGGCGAGTGGGTCTCAGGGGCAGCAGGCTCAGAGTTCAGCTTATGGGAACAGCTACACCTACCCGCCGAGCTCCCTGGGCGGCACGATCGTGGACGGACAGACAGGCTTTCACAGCGACACCCTCAACAAGGCCCCTGGAATGAATAGCCTGGAGCAGGGCATGGTGGGCCTGAAGATCGGGGATGTCACCACCTCTGCAGTCAAGACGGTGGGATCGGTCGTCAGCAGCGTGGCGATGACGGGCATCCTTTCCGGCAGCGGCGGGACGAACGTGACCATGCCGGTGTCGAAGCCGACCTCGTGGGCGGCCATTGCCAGCAAGCCCGCCAAACTGCAGCCGAAGATGAAGGCGAAGAGCGGGCCCGCCGTCGGGGGCGCGCTGCCCCCTCCGCCCATAAAGCATAACATGGACATTGGCACCTGGGACAACAAGGGGCCCGTGCCCAAGGCCCCGGCTCCGCAGCCCCAGCCGGCCCCCCAGGcggccccccagccccagccagccgTGCAGCCCCTTCCCACCCAGCCTCCCCCTCCGGCCCCACCACAGCATCCGGGCCCCCAGCAGCCGCCCCAGACCCGCTGGGTCGCCCCTCGCAACAGAAGCACGGCGTTCGGGCAGAGCGGGGGGACCAGCGGCGACAGTAACTCTCCCGGGAGCGCCCAGCCCAGCGCCACCCCGAGCCCGGAGTCCCACCCCGTcctagaaaaactgaaagccgCCCACAGCTACAACCCCAAGGAGTTTGACTGGAACCTGAAGAGCGGCCGCGTGTTCATCATCAAGAGCTACTCAGAGGATGACGTGCACCGCTCCATCAAGTACTCCCTCTGGTGCAGCACGGAGCACGGCAACCGGCGCCTGGACAGCGCCTTCCGCGCCCTCGGCAGCAAGGGGCCCGTCTACCTGCTCTTCAGCGTCAATGGCAGCGGCCACTTCTGCGGGGTGGCTGAGATGAAGTCACCCGTGGACTACGGCACCAGCGCCGGGGTCTGGTCCCAGGACAAGTGGAAGGGCAAGTTCGACGTGAAGTGGATCTTCGTCAAGGACGTGCCCAACAACCAGCTCCGGCACATCCGGCTGGAGAACAATGACAACAAGCCGGTCACCAACTCCCGTGACACCCAGGAGGTGCCCCTGGAGAAGGCGAAGCAAGTGCTGAAGATCATCGCCTCGTACAAGCACAGCACCTCCATCTTCGACGACTTCTCGCACTACGAGAAgcgccaggaggaggaggaggtggtgcgCAAG